A section of the Pseudanabaena mucicola str. Chao 1806 genome encodes:
- a CDS encoding Npun_F5749 family FMN-dependent PPOX-type flavoprotein, producing MWRSHLARTLYHHRNQPEAKFLQLATVGLDQRPHNRTVVFRGFLENGDHLQTPLHDCLKFVTDRRSQKPAQINANPWAEVSWYFTKTRSQFRILGKLQLIDHACPNQELQVARIETWQALSDPARVQFSWPTPREARVHFQKTEPPNAELPLDSFCLLLLEPIEVDRLELRGNPQNRWIYLRDDHGNWIEKEVNP from the coding sequence ATGTGGCGATCGCATTTAGCTCGAACTTTATATCATCACCGCAATCAGCCTGAGGCTAAGTTTTTACAACTGGCAACGGTGGGGCTAGATCAGCGTCCACATAACCGCACTGTGGTATTTCGCGGGTTTCTCGAAAATGGCGATCACTTACAAACTCCTCTACATGACTGTCTCAAATTTGTCACGGATCGGCGTAGTCAAAAACCTGCTCAAATAAACGCTAATCCTTGGGCAGAGGTAAGTTGGTATTTTACAAAAACGCGATCACAATTTCGGATTTTGGGGAAATTACAGTTAATTGATCATGCATGCCCCAATCAAGAACTGCAAGTCGCTCGAATCGAGACATGGCAAGCCCTATCTGATCCTGCCAGAGTTCAATTTTCATGGCCGACTCCTAGAGAAGCAAGGGTTCATTTCCAAAAAACTGAGCCACCAAATGCCGAATTGCCACTCGATTCTTTTTGTTTGCTATTACTAGAACCGATAGAAGTTGATCGTTTAGAGTTACGAGGTAATCCCCAAAATCGCTGGATCTATCTACGCGATGATCATGGCAATTGGATAGAAAAAGAAGTTAACCCTTAA
- a CDS encoding ring-opening amidohydrolase, with translation MKVDVYKLPQNSPDDLTALKAAIASGEINPKDIVAILGKTEGNGCVNDFTRGFAVQTLKNYLSNFVGQEQSESIVYVMSGGTEGVLSPHLTIFTSQPSQPNMPTKMALTLGVIHTRDFTSAEIGSLTMVKEVALAVNEAIASAGMAKADVHFVQIKCPLVTSRDRLLEDSHSMNKSVSSYQSMGYSRGASALGVAVALDEVKLAALSSEDICQNYALYSTVASTSAGVELRNCEILVLGNAPTSTSNFVIGHSVMQNALDAQAVIKAIASTGQTSDRIVNIFVKAEADPSGEILGRRHTMMDDSDINHTRMARAVVAAVVASIVQDPMVYVSGGSEHQGPSGGGPVAVIARVD, from the coding sequence ATGAAAGTTGATGTATATAAACTTCCTCAAAACAGCCCAGATGATCTTACAGCACTCAAAGCCGCGATCGCATCTGGCGAAATTAATCCTAAAGATATTGTAGCAATTTTGGGTAAAACTGAAGGGAATGGCTGTGTTAATGACTTCACGAGAGGCTTTGCTGTTCAAACCCTAAAAAATTATCTCTCTAATTTTGTGGGTCAAGAACAATCTGAGTCCATCGTCTATGTGATGTCTGGGGGAACCGAAGGAGTCTTAAGCCCCCATTTAACAATTTTCACGAGTCAGCCTTCTCAACCCAATATGCCAACAAAGATGGCTTTGACTTTGGGCGTGATTCATACTCGTGATTTTACTTCTGCGGAAATCGGTTCCTTAACAATGGTAAAGGAAGTGGCTCTAGCTGTTAATGAAGCGATCGCATCCGCAGGAATGGCTAAAGCTGATGTGCATTTTGTACAGATTAAATGTCCATTAGTCACCAGTCGTGATCGCCTACTCGAAGATTCTCACTCTATGAACAAATCTGTAAGTAGCTATCAGTCAATGGGTTACTCACGGGGAGCCTCAGCGCTAGGTGTTGCTGTTGCCTTAGATGAAGTTAAATTAGCTGCTCTCAGTTCAGAAGATATCTGCCAAAATTATGCTTTATACTCCACTGTCGCTTCCACTTCCGCAGGTGTAGAGCTACGCAATTGTGAGATTTTAGTATTGGGCAATGCTCCAACATCAACTAGTAATTTTGTCATTGGTCATAGCGTCATGCAAAATGCTCTGGACGCTCAAGCTGTAATTAAGGCGATCGCTTCAACAGGGCAAACCAGCGATCGGATTGTAAATATATTTGTCAAAGCTGAAGCTGATCCATCGGGAGAAATTTTGGGAAGGAGACATACAATGATGGATGATTCGGATATTAACCATACAAGAATGGCTAGGGCTGTAGTTGCGGCAGTAGTAGCATCGATTGTCCAAGATCCAATGGTCTACGTATCGGGGGGGAGTGAACATCAAGGACCATCAGGCGGTGGACCTGTTGCGGTAATCGCCCGTGTAGACTAA
- a CDS encoding IS630 family transposase, which produces MKAKPKVARPYSANQSQGQCEDYKKLSDNLAMVAWYVVTVLGLTGKVRFFCQDETRIGLKTISGRKITARGVKPKAKVQWQFQATWLYGIAEPATGESFFYEFSHLNTDCFQIFLDLVSKKFADILIIMQVDQAGCHRAKRLRLPHNIILIFQPAHSPELNPIERVWLHLKQGLRFSLPKNMDELRLLVKNRLSEMSKSVIASLVGRDSILDPLSVASLL; this is translated from the coding sequence ATGAAGGCAAAACCAAAGGTAGCCCGTCCCTATAGTGCTAATCAAAGCCAAGGGCAATGCGAGGACTATAAAAAACTCTCGGATAACCTAGCCATGGTGGCTTGGTATGTCGTGACTGTGTTGGGATTAACGGGAAAAGTCCGTTTCTTTTGTCAAGACGAAACAAGGATTGGTCTGAAAACCATCAGTGGTCGTAAAATAACGGCTCGTGGGGTCAAACCCAAGGCAAAAGTCCAGTGGCAGTTTCAGGCTACATGGTTATACGGTATCGCCGAACCTGCGACGGGAGAAAGCTTTTTCTATGAATTTAGTCATCTCAACACTGACTGTTTTCAAATATTTCTTGACCTTGTTTCAAAGAAATTTGCAGATATCTTAATTATCATGCAAGTTGATCAGGCTGGTTGTCATCGGGCTAAGCGTTTACGATTACCTCACAATATCATTTTGATATTTCAGCCTGCTCATTCTCCAGAATTAAACCCGATTGAGCGGGTTTGGCTACATTTGAAGCAAGGGTTGAGATTTTCTTTACCCAAAAATATGGATGAGTTGCGGCTTTTAGTCAAGAATCGTCTCTCCGAAATGTCTAAATCTGTAATTGCTTCTCTTGTCGGTAGAGATTCCATACTGGATCCTCTATCTGTTGCATCTCTTTTGTGA
- a CDS encoding ammonium transporter, whose amino-acid sequence MLAPAPPASPISSGDTAFILVAAALVLLMTPGLAFFYGGLVRTRNVLNTMMMSLLLMAVVGVTWVLWGYSLAFDVTAEVSKGTFGQGLEKFIGGLDWVFLNGVKFDAPDPIGYAGTIPHAIFMVYQMMFAIITPALISGAIVERMSFKAYFWFILLWSTLVYSPLAHMVWGRGFLQELGALDFAGGTVVHISSGVAAVVAVLVVGSRKDFATRPHTPHNVPYVLLGIGLLWFGWFGFNAGSALAAGPLAAVAFVATTVSTSAGGLTWLLVEWVLRGKPTAVGIASGFLAGLVGITPAAGFVTPIGAILIGSITSVCCFIAVSLRAKFKFDDSLDTFSVHGVGGTIGAMLTGIFATKAAFGGEASLGLLDGNPGLIWKQFEGVAFTYVFAAVGTFVIMFILKLFMDLRVAPSIEEQGIDLPIHGEEGYGSEFGSGVFISQGSSSEG is encoded by the coding sequence CTGCTAGCCCCTGCGCCTCCTGCTTCGCCAATCAGTTCAGGCGATACCGCTTTTATTTTGGTAGCGGCAGCTCTAGTGTTATTGATGACTCCTGGTCTTGCCTTTTTCTATGGTGGTCTGGTCAGAACCCGCAACGTACTGAACACAATGATGATGAGCCTATTGCTCATGGCAGTTGTCGGTGTCACTTGGGTTTTATGGGGATATAGCTTAGCCTTTGATGTAACTGCTGAAGTATCTAAGGGGACTTTTGGACAAGGGCTAGAAAAGTTTATTGGTGGACTTGATTGGGTATTTCTCAACGGAGTTAAATTTGATGCTCCCGATCCTATTGGCTATGCAGGTACGATCCCCCATGCAATATTCATGGTTTACCAGATGATGTTTGCAATCATCACACCAGCCCTAATCTCTGGTGCGATCGTTGAACGGATGAGCTTCAAGGCTTATTTCTGGTTTATTCTGCTTTGGTCAACTTTAGTCTACTCACCTCTCGCCCATATGGTCTGGGGACGTGGCTTTCTGCAAGAACTTGGAGCTTTAGACTTTGCTGGCGGAACGGTTGTTCATATCAGCTCTGGTGTTGCTGCCGTAGTGGCTGTTTTGGTAGTTGGCTCTCGTAAAGACTTTGCGACTAGACCACATACTCCCCACAATGTTCCATACGTGCTTTTAGGAATTGGACTACTGTGGTTTGGATGGTTTGGCTTTAATGCTGGTAGCGCTCTGGCAGCTGGACCGCTTGCTGCTGTTGCATTTGTGGCAACTACTGTTTCTACTTCAGCTGGTGGACTCACATGGCTATTAGTTGAATGGGTATTACGTGGTAAACCAACTGCTGTCGGTATTGCTAGCGGATTTTTAGCTGGACTAGTTGGTATTACTCCTGCTGCTGGTTTTGTAACTCCCATTGGTGCAATTTTAATTGGCTCAATTACATCTGTGTGCTGTTTTATTGCTGTGAGTTTGCGTGCCAAATTCAAGTTTGATGATTCCCTTGATACCTTCTCTGTGCATGGTGTTGGTGGAACTATTGGAGCAATGTTAACTGGTATATTTGCAACAAAAGCTGCTTTTGGTGGAGAAGCTAGTCTTGGACTTTTAGATGGCAATCCTGGTCTAATTTGGAAGCAGTTTGAAGGTGTTGCTTTTACCTATGTATTTGCGGCAGTTGGTACATTTGTTATCATGTTCATTCTCAAGTTATTTATGGATTTGAGAGTAGCTCCTTCGATCGAAGAACAAGGTATCGACTTACCTATTCATGGTGAAGAGGGTTATGGTAGCGAGTTTGGTTCTGGAGTATTCATCAGCCAAGGATCTTCTTCTGAAGGTTAA
- a CDS encoding ammonium transporter, which produces MLVYKSNHKKRLRSSVNWTACVPLAAIIGVFWIYAATAQTTAPTAAPTIDEVKASVSALDATLDTLWVVIAAFLVFFMNAGFALVESGFCRRKNAVNILTKNLVVFAIATIAYWAIGFAFMFGNDDGNAFIGLKGFFISGADNSPAIGDAYKGDFAALNWTSIPLEAKFLFQLVFAGTAATIVSGAVAERIKFVAFLIFSFLLVGVSYAITGHWIWGGGWAAKMGFYDFAGSTVVHTVGGWGALVGAALLGPRLGRYGADGKVRAIPGHNMGLATLGCLILWLGWFGFNPGSTMDANGKLIAHIALTTNMAASTGGIAAIIVAWLYLGKPDLSMIVNGILAGLVGVTASCAFVDIPSAAIIGAVAGGIVVFAVGFFDSIKIDDPVGATSVHLVCGAWGTLALGLFSKAGEFGAAPAPKAGLFFGGGAEQLWYQFVGFIAVGGFTVVFSFIAWYVISLITGGIRVSEEEEIKGLDISEHAMEAYPGFGKESES; this is translated from the coding sequence GTGTTGGTTTATAAGTCAAATCATAAGAAGAGGCTCAGGAGTTCAGTCAACTGGACTGCTTGTGTACCTCTAGCAGCGATTATTGGTGTTTTTTGGATCTATGCAGCCACTGCTCAGACTACGGCTCCAACTGCTGCACCGACAATAGATGAAGTTAAAGCTAGTGTAAGTGCTCTCGATGCAACTCTAGACACCCTTTGGGTCGTCATTGCAGCATTTTTAGTATTTTTCATGAATGCTGGTTTTGCATTGGTCGAGTCTGGGTTTTGTCGCCGAAAGAATGCAGTTAATATTCTCACTAAGAACTTAGTTGTATTTGCGATCGCTACAATTGCTTATTGGGCGATTGGTTTTGCATTTATGTTTGGTAACGATGATGGCAATGCTTTCATCGGCTTGAAAGGATTCTTTATTTCTGGGGCTGATAATAGTCCTGCGATCGGTGATGCATATAAAGGAGACTTTGCTGCTCTTAACTGGACAAGTATCCCCCTAGAAGCCAAATTCCTATTCCAACTTGTATTTGCAGGAACCGCCGCAACGATCGTTTCAGGTGCTGTTGCTGAGCGAATTAAGTTTGTCGCATTTTTAATTTTTAGCTTTTTACTAGTAGGCGTTTCCTATGCAATCACAGGTCACTGGATCTGGGGTGGTGGCTGGGCTGCCAAAATGGGATTTTATGACTTTGCAGGGTCCACCGTTGTACATACTGTTGGGGGCTGGGGCGCTCTAGTCGGTGCGGCTTTACTTGGTCCTCGATTAGGTAGGTATGGAGCAGATGGAAAAGTAAGAGCGATCCCCGGTCACAATATGGGTTTAGCCACTCTAGGTTGCTTGATTCTGTGGTTAGGATGGTTTGGATTTAACCCAGGTTCAACGATGGATGCCAATGGTAAACTCATTGCTCATATTGCTCTGACAACAAACATGGCTGCTTCTACAGGTGGTATTGCAGCAATAATTGTTGCTTGGCTTTACTTAGGTAAACCAGATCTTTCAATGATTGTTAACGGAATCCTAGCTGGGTTGGTTGGTGTTACCGCATCATGTGCATTTGTTGATATTCCTAGCGCCGCAATAATTGGTGCTGTTGCAGGTGGGATTGTTGTTTTTGCGGTTGGATTTTTTGATTCTATCAAGATTGATGACCCTGTTGGGGCAACATCAGTTCACCTTGTTTGTGGAGCTTGGGGAACTTTAGCTTTAGGACTATTTAGCAAAGCAGGAGAGTTTGGCGCTGCTCCTGCTCCCAAAGCTGGATTATTCTTTGGTGGTGGCGCTGAGCAACTTTGGTATCAATTTGTTGGGTTTATTGCCGTTGGTGGCTTCACAGTTGTATTTAGCTTCATTGCTTGGTATGTAATTTCTCTTATTACAGGTGGTATTCGAGTATCTGAGGAAGAGGAAATTAAAGGTCTCGATATTTCCGAACATGCTATGGAGGCTTACCCTGGTTTTGGCAAGGAAAGTGAAAGTTAA
- the ctpC gene encoding carboxyl-terminal processing protease CtpC produces the protein MAKGGLVLGTTAALAAAVAVVGFQLANPSIAAFRDSPKEIVDEAWQLINREYVDGSFNKVDWRQVRRQYVENRDYASKAEAYRSVREMLKLLDDPYTRFMDPEQFKSMQIDTSGELTGVGIQLGMDDATKQLTVVAPIEDSPAARAGLLTKDIITAIAGKSTDGMDINQAVALIRGPAGTKVKLGIKRGERQFDVELERAKIEIHPVKAELRDTNIGKVGYISLRQFNANAASDMRKAIQDHVSKGAVGFVLDLRSNPGGLLYSSAEIARMWLDNATIVSTIDRKGESERLTANRQSLTNKPLVVIVDGGSASASEILSGALQDNKRAIIVGTKTFGKGLVQSVHSLTDGSGMAVTIAKYYTPNGRDINHMGIVPDRVVELTKEDLEKLNKNRDLVGTVADPQFAKAIDILSSELKNVSSR, from the coding sequence ATGGCAAAAGGCGGACTTGTACTTGGTACAACAGCAGCATTAGCGGCTGCGGTCGCAGTTGTTGGTTTTCAGCTAGCCAATCCTAGCATCGCCGCATTTCGGGATAGCCCCAAAGAAATTGTTGACGAAGCTTGGCAGCTTATCAATCGGGAATATGTCGATGGCTCCTTTAACAAAGTAGACTGGCGACAAGTTAGACGACAGTATGTCGAAAATCGTGATTATGCATCCAAGGCTGAGGCATATCGATCAGTTCGAGAAATGCTTAAGTTGCTTGATGATCCCTATACTCGCTTTATGGATCCTGAGCAATTCAAGAGTATGCAAATTGATACGTCGGGGGAACTCACAGGAGTTGGTATTCAATTAGGCATGGATGATGCCACCAAACAACTAACAGTAGTTGCTCCGATTGAGGACTCACCCGCAGCTCGTGCTGGGCTTTTAACCAAGGACATTATTACAGCGATCGCGGGTAAATCTACAGATGGTATGGATATCAACCAAGCTGTAGCCCTCATTCGTGGTCCTGCTGGGACAAAGGTTAAGTTAGGTATTAAGCGTGGCGAGCGACAATTTGATGTCGAATTAGAACGCGCTAAGATTGAAATTCATCCAGTCAAGGCAGAGTTGCGCGATACCAATATTGGTAAGGTTGGCTATATCAGCTTGCGCCAGTTTAATGCTAATGCAGCGAGCGATATGCGTAAGGCAATCCAAGATCACGTTAGCAAGGGTGCAGTTGGCTTTGTACTCGATTTACGATCTAACCCTGGTGGGTTACTTTATTCCAGTGCTGAGATTGCCAGAATGTGGCTCGATAACGCCACCATCGTTTCCACTATTGACCGCAAGGGCGAGAGTGAAAGATTGACCGCAAATCGTCAATCTCTAACCAATAAGCCTCTAGTGGTAATAGTAGATGGTGGCTCTGCAAGTGCTAGTGAAATCCTATCTGGCGCTTTGCAAGATAACAAACGGGCTATCATTGTTGGTACAAAAACCTTTGGTAAAGGGCTAGTACAGTCAGTTCATTCCTTGACCGATGGTTCAGGGATGGCGGTGACAATCGCGAAGTACTACACACCCAATGGACGCGATATTAACCACATGGGTATTGTGCCTGATCGTGTAGTTGAGTTGACTAAAGAGGATCTCGAAAAATTGAACAAGAATCGCGATCTTGTTGGTACAGTTGCTGACCCACAATTTGCCAAAGCGATCGATATTCTGTCGAGCGAATTAAAAAACGTTAGTTCCCGCTAG
- a CDS encoding response regulator transcription factor has product MSVTKTSKALRVLIVEDDPLIQLGLEQSLSQQPHVTLIGIAEDGYIGVKMAQELNPDIIVMDIGLPRLDGISATQKIKTILPNVHIVMLSSHTDDIEIIAALSSGADAYCVKGTSTESLLAAFSVAKDGATYLDPQIARKVMDHLKPPIQIDNTSHLSQRELEVLKLIVEGKSNPEIAKLLYLSPNTIKTHVRSIMNKLSVDDRVQAAVIALRSGLVN; this is encoded by the coding sequence ATGTCTGTGACAAAAACATCAAAGGCTCTAAGAGTTCTCATTGTTGAAGATGATCCATTAATCCAACTCGGTTTAGAGCAATCCCTATCTCAACAACCCCATGTAACGTTAATTGGTATCGCTGAAGATGGCTATATCGGCGTAAAAATGGCTCAGGAATTAAATCCCGATATTATTGTGATGGATATAGGTTTGCCAAGACTGGATGGAATTTCGGCAACTCAGAAAATCAAAACGATTTTACCTAATGTGCACATTGTGATGCTTAGCTCCCATACAGATGATATAGAAATCATCGCGGCGCTTTCCAGTGGGGCTGATGCATACTGTGTCAAAGGCACAAGCACTGAGAGCCTACTAGCGGCTTTTTCTGTAGCTAAGGATGGGGCAACCTACCTTGATCCGCAAATTGCACGTAAAGTTATGGATCACCTCAAACCTCCTATCCAAATTGACAACACTTCGCATCTATCTCAAAGGGAATTAGAAGTCCTGAAATTAATTGTTGAAGGCAAAAGTAACCCTGAAATTGCCAAACTGCTTTACCTCAGCCCAAATACGATTAAAACTCATGTCCGTAGCATTATGAATAAATTATCGGTGGATGATCGCGTTCAGGCGGCAGTAATTGCTTTGCGATCGGGATTAGTCAATTAA
- a CDS encoding RNA ligase, whose product MNATNLERIDQLILEGYITKRPHSSGELFIYNYTAKAQYDHLWTPETMQCRGLILDHHGVITARPLIKFFNLQEHQASLPAEPFEVYEKLDGSLGILYWYQDQPYIASRGSFNSDQAIKANQILYCLYADAISLLDRSLTYLFEIIYPANRIVVDYGDYEALVLLAVIETASGREYAIEDFQHLGFPIAKKYDGLKDLESITKLNEQNQEGFVIRFESGLRLKFKFADYVKLHRVLTQVTSKVIWEMLRDQIPFEDILEHVPDEFYDWVKETKAMLLGQYQQIEDQAKEDFERIVSIVDRHDRKKTAKHFLACQNHTILFSMLDGKDYSDYIWRTIKPAHEKPFTDDDN is encoded by the coding sequence ATGAATGCAACCAACTTGGAGAGAATTGATCAATTAATTTTAGAAGGATATATCACCAAGCGTCCACATTCTAGTGGTGAGCTATTTATCTATAACTACACAGCCAAGGCACAGTACGATCATCTATGGACACCTGAAACCATGCAATGTCGTGGCTTAATTTTAGATCATCATGGTGTGATTACTGCTCGACCTTTAATCAAATTTTTTAATTTACAAGAACACCAAGCATCTTTGCCCGCAGAACCTTTTGAAGTCTATGAGAAATTAGATGGATCATTAGGGATTCTTTATTGGTATCAAGATCAGCCCTATATTGCCTCTAGAGGTAGCTTTAATTCTGATCAGGCTATTAAAGCTAATCAAATACTCTATTGTCTTTATGCAGACGCAATTTCCTTATTAGATCGTTCTCTTACATATTTATTTGAGATTATTTATCCTGCTAATCGGATTGTAGTTGATTATGGTGATTACGAAGCTTTAGTGCTGTTAGCTGTCATAGAAACTGCCTCAGGGCGTGAATATGCTATTGAGGACTTCCAGCATTTAGGTTTCCCAATTGCCAAAAAATATGATGGTTTAAAAGACTTAGAGTCAATCACTAAGCTTAATGAACAAAATCAAGAAGGCTTTGTGATTCGCTTTGAAAGTGGATTACGGCTAAAATTTAAGTTTGCGGATTATGTGAAGTTACATCGAGTGCTTACACAGGTAACAAGTAAGGTAATTTGGGAAATGTTGCGCGATCAAATTCCATTTGAAGATATTTTAGAGCATGTCCCTGATGAATTTTATGATTGGGTAAAGGAAACGAAAGCTATGCTCTTAGGTCAGTATCAACAGATTGAGGATCAGGCTAAGGAAGATTTTGAGAGAATTGTATCTATAGTAGATCGCCACGATCGCAAGAAGACGGCGAAACATTTCTTAGCTTGCCAAAATCATACAATTTTGTTCTCGATGCTTGATGGCAAAGATTATAGTGATTACATTTGGCGAACGATAAAACCCGCCCATGAGAAGCCTTTTACAGATGATGATAATTAA
- a CDS encoding AAA family ATPase — MLTVYFTIGLPASGKSTWAKEKVNKSPNIIKRVNKDELRAMLDNSYFSKGNEKFVLDIQDAIIKAALENGKHVIVDNTHLAPKHEARIRKLINGLAVLEIVDFRHVPLETCIERDLKRMNSVGEKVIRDMYKQFIAPPRSPKPDYNPELPEAIICDLDGTLALIGDRSPYDAANCEGDMVNEPVRSILSKSGKVILFVSGREDKFKPQTLAWLEKHNISFDAIYMRKSGDLRKDSIIKKEIYDEFILDKYNVAFVLDDRDQVVRLWRDLGLTCLQVDYGDF; from the coding sequence ATGCTGACAGTCTATTTTACAATTGGGCTTCCTGCTTCAGGTAAATCTACATGGGCAAAGGAAAAAGTTAATAAATCTCCCAATATTATTAAGAGAGTCAATAAGGATGAATTGAGAGCGATGCTAGACAATTCCTATTTCTCTAAAGGAAATGAGAAGTTTGTTCTGGATATCCAAGACGCAATTATTAAAGCGGCTCTGGAGAATGGTAAACATGTCATTGTCGATAATACGCATCTTGCTCCTAAACATGAAGCTAGAATTCGCAAATTAATCAATGGTTTAGCAGTTTTGGAAATAGTGGATTTTCGCCATGTACCGCTAGAAACTTGCATTGAGCGAGATTTAAAGAGGATGAACTCGGTTGGAGAGAAGGTGATTCGTGATATGTATAAACAATTTATAGCCCCACCACGATCACCCAAGCCAGACTACAATCCTGAGCTACCCGAGGCAATTATTTGTGATTTAGATGGGACTCTGGCTTTGATTGGCGATCGCAGTCCCTATGATGCGGCAAACTGTGAGGGAGACATGGTGAATGAACCAGTGCGCTCTATTCTCAGTAAATCAGGCAAAGTGATTTTATTTGTATCAGGTCGCGAGGATAAATTTAAGCCTCAAACCTTAGCATGGCTTGAAAAGCACAATATCTCTTTTGATGCTATCTATATGCGAAAGTCGGGTGATTTGCGAAAGGATAGTATTATCAAGAAGGAAATCTATGATGAATTTATTCTGGATAAATACAATGTCGCTTTTGTGCTGGACGATCGCGATCAAGTGGTGAGACTATGGCGAGATTTGGGCTTAACTTGCTTGCAGGTTGACTATGGCGATTTCTAA
- the zds gene encoding 9,9'-di-cis-zeta-carotene desaturase has product MKAAIIGAGLAGMSTAVELSEQGYEVELFESRPFVGGKVSSWLDKDGNHIEMGLHVFFGCYYNLFALMKKTGAFEHLRLKEHTHIFVNPGGRQAALDFRNFGGAPFHGLKAFVTTGQLPIQDKIQNAIALARSPLIRGLIDHVGAMKEIRALDNISFKDWFISMGGSQASLDSMWDAIAYGLGFIDCENISARCMLTIFQFFASRTEASILRMLEGSPDVFLHQPIVKHIESKGGKFHLRRGVREVLFEGEGKDTRVTGLIVGKEDGEEIVTADVYICATDIPGVKRIIPEKWRVWSQFDNIYKLDAVPVITVQLRFDGWVTDIDNLLYAVKVDFSTFADLAITSPTDYYKEGEGSLLQLVITPADDYIKLSNEVIVEKMIAQVHQIFPSSNKLNVIWSSVVKLAQSLYREAPGKDPFRPEQATPVKNFFLAGSYTMQDYIDSMEGATLSGRMCAAEVIKSKQLAKV; this is encoded by the coding sequence ATGAAAGCAGCGATTATTGGTGCAGGCTTAGCAGGTATGAGCACTGCCGTAGAACTCAGTGAGCAGGGCTATGAAGTAGAACTTTTTGAATCCCGTCCCTTTGTCGGCGGCAAGGTCAGCAGTTGGCTAGACAAAGATGGCAACCATATCGAGATGGGCTTGCATGTATTTTTTGGCTGCTATTATAACCTCTTCGCCTTAATGAAAAAAACGGGGGCTTTTGAACATCTCCGACTCAAGGAACATACACATATTTTTGTTAATCCTGGTGGACGACAAGCAGCCTTAGATTTTCGTAACTTTGGTGGTGCACCTTTTCATGGACTGAAAGCTTTTGTAACTACTGGACAATTACCTATTCAAGACAAGATTCAAAATGCGATCGCCCTAGCCCGTAGTCCCTTAATTCGTGGCTTGATCGATCACGTTGGTGCAATGAAGGAGATCCGAGCCCTTGACAACATCAGCTTCAAGGATTGGTTTATCTCGATGGGTGGCTCACAGGCAAGTCTCGATAGTATGTGGGATGCGATCGCCTACGGTTTAGGTTTCATCGACTGCGAAAATATTTCCGCAAGATGCATGCTCACCATCTTCCAATTCTTTGCATCTCGCACCGAAGCTTCCATTTTGAGAATGCTCGAAGGTTCCCCCGACGTATTTCTACATCAACCAATTGTTAAGCATATTGAATCTAAAGGTGGAAAGTTCCATTTGCGTCGTGGTGTGCGTGAAGTTCTGTTTGAAGGGGAAGGCAAAGATACTCGTGTCACGGGCTTAATTGTCGGTAAAGAAGATGGCGAAGAAATTGTTACTGCTGATGTCTATATTTGTGCCACGGATATTCCAGGGGTGAAGCGGATTATTCCTGAAAAATGGCGAGTATGGTCACAGTTTGACAATATCTATAAGCTTGATGCTGTGCCAGTCATTACGGTGCAACTACGCTTTGATGGTTGGGTTACGGATATTGATAATCTGCTCTATGCTGTGAAAGTCGATTTCTCTACCTTTGCAGATTTGGCGATTACCAGTCCCACTGATTATTACAAAGAAGGCGAAGGTTCTCTCTTGCAGTTAGTAATTACGCCTGCGGATGATTACATTAAGCTCAGCAATGAAGTGATCGTCGAGAAGATGATTGCTCAAGTGCATCAGATTTTCCCATCTTCTAATAAGTTGAATGTCATTTGGTCAAGTGTGGTCAAACTCGCCCAGTCTCTCTATCGTGAAGCACCTGGTAAAGATCCCTTCCGTCCCGAGCAGGCAACTCCCGTGAAGAATTTCTTCCTTGCGGGTAGCTACACCATGCAGGACTACATCGATAGTATGGAAGGTGCAACGCTATCGGGTAGGATGTGTGCAGCAGAAGTAATTAAGAGCAAGCAACTTGCTAAAGTCTAA